The window TATGATAAGTATGCTTACAATAAAATTACTGTCCTGGAAAACTTAACAAGAGAGAAGCTGTTAACCCTGAAAGAGATTTTTGGTAAAATGGAATCGTTTTTTCACGGAAAGTCTTCCGGTCTGGATCCGTTAAACAGTTATCTGAGTATTCCTATCCTTATCAACTCCAAGGATGATATAGAACCAACGGGGATTCCGTCCCAGAATACAGATGGCAAGGGTGCTGTCTTTTTGCTGGATAGCGGAATGGTCGGTGAGACCGCTCCGATGGTACAGATTTTTATGGAGAATATGAAGAATGAAGGGTTTCGCAAAGTTATAAAAGAACAATTTGTTAAACATACAGATGCCTGTGTAGATGACTTTTTGAAAGGGGATTTTAAATCCCTTTTTAAAAATATCAAGCAATTATCTCATGTGGCTTTTGATCATTTTAAACCGATGATACCAGCCCAATTCCATAAGCTTTGGAAACAGGGGATAGATACAAATGATTA of the Zhouia spongiae genome contains:
- a CDS encoding mevalonate kinase family protein → MKGPLFYSKILLFGEYGIIKDSKGLSIPYNFYNGALKSSEDLSDEALKSNRSLREFAAYLEGLQKDESPEVSFDIDKLKADITAGMYFDSSIPQGYGVGSSGALVAAIYDKYAYNKITVLENLTREKLLTLKEIFGKMESFFHGKSSGLDPLNSYLSIPILINSKDDIEPTGIPSQNTDGKGAVFLLDSGMVGETAPMVQIFMENMKNEGFRKVIKEQFVKHTDACVDDFLKGDFKSLFKNIKQLSHVAFDHFKPMIPAQFHKLWKQGIDTNDYYLKLCGSGGGGYILGFTEDFEKAKNALKDYELEVIYNF